The Phragmites australis chromosome 13, lpPhrAust1.1, whole genome shotgun sequence DNA window ATTGTAATGTGAGCAATGAACTCCTCGAGGTCCTTGCGAGATGACCCGCCTTCAGCCGTGGACGCACGGACGGCCTCGCCGAGCGCCATTGCACGCCGTCGCACCACGAGCCCTTCGTCGGAGACCATCATCTTCTTGATCACCTCCCGTATGGTCTCCGCCGGTATCACCTCGCTGTGCTTCTCACATGGCCTCACCAGGAAGCCGACCTTGAGGTACTTGCACAACAGCTCAGCGTCCCAGGGCTGGTCGGAGTGCATGGGCCACGCGAGGATGGGTTTCCCGTGGCTCATGCTCTCCATGGTCGAGTTCCAGCCGCAGTGGCTCATGAACGCCGCCGTGGCGCCGTGCGCCAGGATCTCCAGCTGCGGCGCCCACCCTGTGATCACCAAACCTGTTCCCTCAGTTTCTTTGGTGAACTCGGACAGGAACGTCGAGTGCCGGCTCTCGCCGCTGTCCGCGAATACGTTGCTGCGGTCGGCGTCGCGCAGCACCCAGATGAACCGCTGGTTGCTGTCGCGCAGCGCCGCAGCGAGCTCGGCGACCTGCTCGCCTCGCAGAGAGGACATCGAGCCGAACGACACGTAGAGCACGGATGCCGGTGGCTGCTTGTCGAGCCAGTCTAGGCACTCGTGCCGCTCTTTGCCCTGCTCGGGCGCGCTCGCGTCGAGCAGTGGGTTCAACGGGCCGATAGAGAAGACCTTCTTGCCAGCGGCGGCCAGTTGCTCTGCTACTAAGTCGATGAACTCACCCTCGAGCGCGCGGCACGTGTTCATGAGGATGCCGGCGCTGGACGGAATGGTCTGCGGGGCTCTCGCCCGATTGCCGACGAACTCCAGAAACTCCTCCGGCACGAAGGCGTGGACGGGGAGGTAGTCGAGGCCGTGCTTGTTACGTAGGAGCTGGGTCCCACCGTCCATCCTCCCGACGATGGACGACGCGGCGGTGCAGTGAAACCCGAACCCCTCGCCGTTGGGCAGCCGCGTGGCCTCTTCGGCGGCGAAGGCGTTCATGATGTCGTACAGGACGACAACGCGGCGGTTGGAGGCGGAGATCTCGCCGAGGAGCGCCGCGAGCGGGGCGGGCGCGTCGGCGATGAAGGCCTCCCACATGGACATGAGGTGGCAGGGGAAGGGCGAGTCGGCGGCGGGGTCGGGAGGCGGGGAGGCGTACTCGGAGATGGCGAGCTCGTGGAACTGGATGCGGCGGAGGGCGTCGTCGCCCCAGTCGTGCACGCGCGCGCGGGCCTGGCGGACGTGCTCCGCGGGCGCCGCGTAGTGCACGGGCAGCCCGCGCGAGGCGAGCTGCAGCGACAGGTGCAGCAGCTGGTTCAGGTGGCCCTGCGCCGGGAACGGCACCGCCACGACGGCGACTGACTGGTCCATGGGGTTACCCTTCTCTGCCGGCCACTCTGCGCCCGTGGCTCCGGCTCTCTGTTGTGAAGCTGAATGGCACGTTATATACTACACTGCACGGCTGCAGTCAGCGACTAGCGCTGTAGCGCAATCATGTGCCGGCATGCC harbors:
- the LOC133889223 gene encoding putative cis-zeatin O-glucosyltransferase, which encodes MDQSVAVVAVPFPAQGHLNQLLHLSLQLASRGLPVHYAAPAEHVRQARARVHDWGDDALRRIQFHELAISEYASPPPDPAADSPFPCHLMSMWEAFIADAPAPLAALLGEISASNRRVVVLYDIMNAFAAEEATRLPNGEGFGFHCTAASSIVGRMDGGTQLLRNKHGLDYLPVHAFVPEEFLEFVGNRARAPQTIPSSAGILMNTCRALEGEFIDLVAEQLAAAGKKVFSIGPLNPLLDASAPEQGKERHECLDWLDKQPPASVLYVSFGSMSSLRGEQVAELAAALRDSNQRFIWVLRDADRSNVFADSGESRHSTFLSEFTKETEGTGLVITGWAPQLEILAHGATAAFMSHCGWNSTMESMSHGKPILAWPMHSDQPWDAELLCKYLKVGFLVRPCEKHSEVIPAETIREVIKKMMVSDEGLVVRRRAMALGEAVRASTAEGGSSRKDLEEFIAHITM